CGGCGGGGGCCAGTGTGGGCGCCCGCCCGGCGTGCAATGCTAAAGCAATCGATTATAACCGTGGCGGCAGCGCTGGCCGCCCCGGGCGGCCTTACTTCAGGCCCAGCACGTCCTGCATGTCGAACAGCCCGGTCGGCTTGTCGGCCAGGAAACGGGCCGAGCGCACCGCGCCGTCGGCATACGACTGGCGGCTCGACGACTTGTGGCTGATCTCGATGCGCTCGCCGATGCCGGCGAACATCACGGTGTGGTCGCCGACGATATCGCCGCCGCGGATGGTGGCAAAGCCGATCGACCCCGGATCGCGCTCGCCGGTATGGCCTTCGCGCGCGAACACGCCGCAGGTCTTCAGGTCGCGTCCCAGCGCATCGGCGATCACTTCGCCCATTTTCAGCGCGGTGCCCGACGGGGCGTCGACCTTGAAGCGGTGGTGGGCCTCGATCACCTCGATGTCATAGCCGCTCGACAGCAGCTTGGCCGCGACTTCCAGCAGCTTGAAGGTGGCATTGACGCCGACGCTGAAGTTGGCGGCAAAAACGATGCCGATCGATCTGGCGGCCTCGGCCAGCGCGGCCTTGCCGGCCTCGTCGAAGCCGGTGGTGCCGATCACCATCTTGATGCCCTTCTGCTTTGCCGCGGCCAGGTGCGCCAGCGTGCCTTCCGGGCGGGTGAAGTCGATCAGGCAGTCTGCGCCGGCCAGGCCGGCTTCCAGGTCCGCCGTGATCGCCACGCCGGTATTGCGGCCCAGGAACAGGCCCGCATCCTGGCCCAGCGCCGGCGAGCCCGGCACGTCGAGCGCGCCCGACAGCTTCACGCCGTCGGTGTTCAGCACTTGTTCGATCAGCATGCGGCCCATGCGGCCCGCTGCGCCTGCAATGGCGATGTTCATGGTGTCTGGCTCTGCGGAATATGCGCGGTGCGCGAAAGAGGAACGAGCCGGCCATGCCTGGCCGGCCCGGAAAACCAGCAGCGCGCCGCGGCGCGCGCGCGTGATCGATCAGTTGGCGGCGGGCCTGGCCGCGTCGGCCGGCGCGGTGGCCTGGGCCGGCGCCGGCGCTTCGGCGGCGGGCTGGGCCGCTTGCGCCGGTTGTGCGGGAGCGCCGGACGCTTCCGGCTGCTGCTGCGCCTGCCGCGGCACGAAGTTCTCGACCGTGGTCTGCGGCTCGGCCAGGGCCGGGGCCGGAGCCGCGGCGCTGCTGGTGGAGATCTTGCCCGGCGTCTGCTCCTTGAGCGCCTTCTTCATGCCGTCGATCTCGGCGATCAGCTCGTATTCGGACGGCAGTTCGTCGCCGCCAAACTTGAC
This Cupriavidus nantongensis DNA region includes the following protein-coding sequences:
- the dapB gene encoding 4-hydroxy-tetrahydrodipicolinate reductase, with translation MNIAIAGAAGRMGRMLIEQVLNTDGVKLSGALDVPGSPALGQDAGLFLGRNTGVAITADLEAGLAGADCLIDFTRPEGTLAHLAAAKQKGIKMVIGTTGFDEAGKAALAEAARSIGIVFAANFSVGVNATFKLLEVAAKLLSSGYDIEVIEAHHRFKVDAPSGTALKMGEVIADALGRDLKTCGVFAREGHTGERDPGSIGFATIRGGDIVGDHTVMFAGIGERIEISHKSSSRQSYADGAVRSARFLADKPTGLFDMQDVLGLK